Part of the Candidatus Baltobacteraceae bacterium genome is shown below.
AGCTAGGACGCCGGCTTGAATCGCCGCACCGATCGCCACGACTTCGTCGGGATTGACGGTGAGGTTCGGTTCCTTGCCGGTAAGCTTGCGGACGAGTTCCTGAATGACCGGCATGCGCGTCGCGCCGCCGACCATGATCACTTCGTCGATCTTCGAGATGTCGAGCTTCGCATCGGCGATCGCGCTCTTGAACGGTCCGATGCATCGATCGGTGAGGTCGGCGGTGAGCTCTTCGAACTTCGCACGCGTCAGCGTGTAGTCGAGATGCTTGGGACCTTCTTGATCGGCCGTGATGAACGGCAGGTTGATGCTCGTCTGCACGACCGACGAGAGCTCGATCTTGGCTTTTTCGGCCGCTTCCGTCAAACGCTGCATCGCCTGCTTGTCTTTGCTGAGGTCGATGCCTTGGTCGCGACGGAATTGGTCGACGAGCCATTCCACAGCGCGTTGGTCGTAGTCGTCGCCGCCGAGATGCGTGTCGCCGTTGGTCGCCTTCACCTCGAAGACGCCGTCGCCGACTTCCAGGATCGAGACGTCGAACGTACCGCCGCCGAGATCCCACACCAGGATCGTCTCGTTGCCCTTCTTTTCGAGACCGTACGCCAGGGCGGCCGCCGTCGGCTCGTTGATGATGCGCAGCACGTCGAGACCGGCGATCTTGCCGGCGTCTTTGGTCGCTTGACGCTGCGAATCGTTGAAATAGGCGGGAACCGTGATGACCGCTTTGGTCACGCGCTCGCCCAAATAGTTACTCGCGTCGTTGACGAGTTTCTGGAGAATCATCGCGGAGATCTCTTGCGGCGTGTAATCCTTGCCGTCGATCTTGACGCTATAATCGCCTTCGCCCATATGACGCTTGATCGAAGCGATCGTGCGATCGGGATTGGTGATTGCTTGACGCTTCGCGAGTTGTCCGACGAGACGCTCGCCGGTTTTAGTAAATGCGACCACCGAAGGAGTCGTGCGCGATCCTTCGGAGTTCGGAATGACGACGGGCTG
Proteins encoded:
- the dnaK gene encoding molecular chaperone DnaK, with amino-acid sequence MAKVVGIDLGTTNSVVAVMEGPQPVVIPNSEGSRTTPSVVAFTKTGERLVGQLAKRQAITNPDRTIASIKRHMGEGDYSVKIDGKDYTPQEISAMILQKLVNDASNYLGERVTKAVITVPAYFNDSQRQATKDAGKIAGLDVLRIINEPTAAALAYGLEKKGNETILVWDLGGGTFDVSILEVGDGVFEVKATNGDTHLGGDDYDQRAVEWLVDQFRRDQGIDLSKDKQAMQRLTEAAEKAKIELSSVVQTSINLPFITADQEGPKHLDYTLTRAKFEELTADLTDRCIGPFKSAIADAKLDISKIDEVIMVGGATRMPVIQELVRKLTGKEPNLTVNPDEVVAIGAAIQAGVLAGEVRDVVLLDVTPLSLGLETKGGVFTVLAERNTTIPTEKKEVFTTAEDNQTAVTIKVYQGERPMAADNRLLGEFNLEGIPPAPA